A stretch of Paludisphaera borealis DNA encodes these proteins:
- a CDS encoding SpoIIE family protein phosphatase has protein sequence MVFSESVGATLEMIRHGRTERVIELRGTDLHIGRHPRVGVTLDHPKVSLYHARIERRFDGSYRVVDLMSKNATLVDGVKLKPFEPACVREGTCIRIVDYDFVFHEPTARVGGPGEPSRSTVLGSLDDLSSEQLVQRSAQPAEALRAVLDVVRALGGASDLDERLARALDGLMLVFPLADRGFVATAEPDGSLPLRAFRCAKGPANPPVLSRTIVHEVLRGGKALLIKDVLFDERFKDQESVAASIRTALCAPLRGRDGQPIGMIQIDSVTLRSGFRDEDLDLLAALAVPIGAAIENDRLVMEQASWAAAREIQLALLPRSRPTIPGYTFWECYRPAQEVGGDLYDYIAVEDFEPGDSDPGRVHVTDPDRDADGVRWCVTLGDVAGHGMPAAILMARICPEARLLVRAGYAPTDVLAQVNRHYYESGLQNRFVTMVLAEIDPRAHRLKVANSGHPSPLVRRAAGRVEELECPGAGPPLGVVRDASYESAGFDLAPGDVVVLFSDGVSDAVNLRNQSFGVARLKALVGQTTGGAAEVGEAILAIVRDHMIGRSQLDDLTIVCFGRDALEPAPGA, from the coding sequence ATGGTCTTTTCGGAGAGCGTCGGCGCGACGCTGGAGATGATCCGGCACGGCCGGACCGAGCGGGTGATCGAGCTTCGCGGGACCGACCTGCACATCGGCCGGCATCCCCGGGTGGGGGTCACGCTCGACCATCCCAAGGTCTCGCTGTACCACGCCCGGATCGAGCGGCGGTTCGACGGCAGTTACCGGGTCGTCGACCTGATGAGCAAGAACGCGACGCTCGTCGACGGCGTCAAACTCAAGCCGTTCGAGCCGGCCTGCGTTCGCGAGGGGACGTGCATCCGGATCGTCGACTACGATTTCGTCTTCCATGAGCCGACCGCGCGGGTCGGCGGGCCGGGCGAGCCGAGCCGGTCGACGGTCCTGGGGTCGCTCGACGACCTCAGCTCCGAACAGTTGGTCCAGCGTTCGGCGCAGCCGGCCGAGGCGCTTCGGGCGGTGCTCGACGTCGTCCGCGCGCTGGGCGGCGCGTCGGATCTCGACGAGCGGCTGGCGCGCGCGCTCGACGGCTTGATGCTGGTCTTCCCGCTCGCGGATCGCGGGTTCGTGGCGACGGCCGAGCCCGACGGTTCGCTGCCGTTGCGCGCGTTCCGCTGCGCCAAGGGGCCGGCCAACCCGCCGGTCCTGAGCCGGACGATCGTTCACGAGGTCCTCCGAGGCGGCAAGGCCTTGTTGATCAAGGACGTCCTGTTCGACGAGCGGTTCAAGGACCAGGAGAGCGTGGCCGCGTCGATCCGCACCGCGTTGTGCGCGCCGCTGCGGGGGCGCGACGGCCAGCCGATCGGCATGATCCAGATCGACAGCGTCACCCTTCGCTCGGGCTTCCGCGACGAAGACCTCGACCTGCTCGCGGCCCTGGCGGTGCCGATCGGCGCGGCGATCGAGAACGACCGGCTCGTCATGGAGCAGGCCTCGTGGGCGGCCGCGCGGGAGATCCAGCTCGCCCTCCTGCCCAGGAGTCGTCCCACGATCCCGGGCTACACGTTCTGGGAGTGCTACCGCCCGGCGCAGGAGGTCGGCGGCGACCTCTACGACTATATCGCCGTCGAGGATTTCGAACCGGGCGACTCGGACCCCGGCCGCGTCCACGTCACCGACCCCGATCGCGATGCGGACGGCGTCCGCTGGTGCGTGACGCTGGGCGACGTCGCCGGGCACGGCATGCCCGCGGCGATCCTCATGGCCCGGATCTGCCCGGAGGCGCGGCTGCTCGTCCGGGCCGGCTACGCGCCGACCGACGTCCTGGCTCAGGTCAACCGGCACTACTATGAATCGGGCCTTCAGAATCGGTTCGTGACGATGGTGCTCGCCGAGATCGACCCCCGCGCGCACCGGCTGAAGGTCGCCAACTCCGGCCATCCCAGCCCACTGGTCCGACGCGCCGCCGGCCGCGTGGAGGAACTCGAATGCCCCGGCGCGGGACCCCCGCTGGGCGTGGTCCGCGACGCCTCCTACGAGTCGGCCGGCTTCGACCTCGCGCCCGGCGACGTCGTCGTCCTGTTCTCCGACGGCGTCAGCGACGCGGTGAACCTCCGCAACCAGTCGTTCGGCGTGGCTCGACTCAAGGCGCTGGTCGGCCAGACCACCGGGGGCGCCGCGGAAGTCGGCGAGGCGATCCTCGCGATCGTCCGCGATCATATGATTGGGCGTTCCCAGCTCGACGACCTCACCATCGTCTGCTTCGGCCGCGACGCGCTGGAGCCGGCCCCGGGGGCGTGA
- a CDS encoding S9 family peptidase, with product MRRTLFCLSLAVLQFVSDPASGQTTAVPDSIRAEGAPAIPASLSAALNRYQNIRSASFQGWDDTKPRAVYVATRFADTPQIHHVARPGATRRQLTFSAERVLEAKPRPKHDQFLFMADEGGAENYQLFLQDRTGGEPRRLTDGKSRNTSPSWSPSGELLAWSSNARNGRDMDLHLAAPADPNFHRIFKEVAGQWNVADWSPDGRGLVAEEYLSIAESYLHVIDVATSQVRTITPRRTDPKEPPVAAGDARWSKDGRSIYYTSDKGSEFRRLARYDLSTAAETWLTADVPWDVEGYDLSDDGTLVAVVFNEDGLSGLRVYLAATGQQRDVHKPPAGQISGVEFRADSHEIGFTLSSAQASSDVFSMDLDKSDPLMNVSPLERWTESETGGLDVSAFVEPELIRYPTFDGKKIPAFVYRPAGRSDAPRPVLIQIHGGPEAQYRPGFLGRLNYLVNELGIVVIMPNVRGSAGYGKSYLKLDDGVLREDAVKDIGALLDWIAAQPYLDKNRVAVSGGSYGGFMSLAVQTTYNDRIKAGIDVVGISNFVTFLKNTQDYRRDLRRAEYGDERDPKIREFLEHISPLAHVAKIRTPILVVQGRNDPRVPLSESEQVVAAVKKNEVPVWYVVGRNEGHGFAKKVNQDYLQAVEVLFLRKFLLGEGG from the coding sequence ATGCGTCGCACGCTCTTTTGCCTGAGCCTGGCCGTCCTCCAGTTCGTTTCGGACCCCGCTTCGGGGCAGACGACCGCCGTCCCCGACAGCATTCGAGCCGAGGGCGCGCCGGCGATCCCCGCATCGCTCTCCGCCGCGCTCAATCGGTATCAGAACATCCGCTCGGCGAGTTTCCAGGGGTGGGACGACACCAAGCCCCGGGCCGTTTACGTCGCCACCCGGTTCGCCGACACGCCGCAGATCCACCACGTCGCCCGCCCTGGCGCGACGCGGCGGCAGCTCACCTTCTCGGCCGAGCGCGTGCTGGAGGCGAAGCCCCGGCCCAAGCACGACCAGTTCCTGTTCATGGCCGACGAGGGGGGGGCCGAGAACTACCAGCTCTTCCTCCAGGATCGGACCGGCGGCGAGCCGCGACGGCTGACCGACGGCAAGAGCCGGAACACGTCGCCGAGCTGGTCGCCGTCGGGCGAGCTGCTGGCCTGGAGCAGCAACGCCCGCAACGGCCGCGACATGGACCTTCACCTCGCCGCGCCGGCCGACCCGAACTTCCACCGGATTTTCAAGGAGGTCGCCGGCCAGTGGAACGTGGCCGATTGGTCGCCAGACGGTCGCGGCCTGGTCGCCGAGGAATACCTCTCGATCGCCGAATCGTATCTGCATGTCATCGACGTGGCGACCAGCCAGGTCCGGACGATCACGCCCCGGAGGACCGATCCCAAGGAGCCCCCGGTCGCCGCCGGCGACGCCCGGTGGTCCAAGGACGGCCGGTCGATCTACTACACGTCCGACAAGGGGAGCGAGTTCCGTCGGTTGGCCCGGTACGACCTGTCGACCGCCGCCGAGACCTGGCTGACGGCCGACGTCCCCTGGGACGTCGAGGGTTACGACCTCTCCGACGACGGCACGCTGGTCGCCGTCGTCTTCAACGAGGACGGCCTGAGCGGCCTCCGCGTCTACCTCGCCGCCACCGGCCAGCAGCGGGACGTCCACAAGCCGCCGGCGGGTCAGATCTCGGGCGTCGAGTTCCGCGCCGATTCGCATGAGATCGGCTTCACGCTCAGCTCGGCGCAGGCCTCGTCGGACGTCTTCTCGATGGACCTCGACAAGTCGGACCCCTTGATGAACGTCAGCCCGCTCGAACGCTGGACCGAGAGCGAGACCGGCGGCCTCGACGTCTCGGCGTTCGTCGAGCCCGAGCTGATCCGCTACCCGACGTTCGACGGCAAGAAGATCCCGGCGTTCGTCTATCGCCCCGCCGGCCGGTCCGACGCCCCCCGCCCGGTCTTGATCCAGATCCACGGCGGCCCCGAGGCGCAGTACCGGCCGGGCTTCCTGGGACGGCTCAACTACCTGGTCAACGAGCTGGGCATCGTGGTGATCATGCCCAACGTCCGAGGGTCGGCCGGCTATGGCAAGAGCTACCTGAAGCTCGACGACGGGGTGCTGCGCGAGGACGCCGTCAAGGATATCGGCGCGCTGCTCGACTGGATCGCCGCCCAGCCCTACCTCGACAAGAACCGCGTGGCGGTCTCCGGCGGCTCGTACGGCGGCTTCATGTCGCTGGCCGTCCAGACGACTTACAACGACCGGATCAAGGCGGGGATCGACGTGGTTGGGATCTCGAACTTCGTCACGTTCCTCAAGAACACCCAGGACTACCGCCGCGACCTCCGCCGCGCCGAGTACGGCGACGAGCGCGACCCGAAGATCCGCGAATTCCTCGAACACATCTCGCCGCTGGCGCACGTCGCCAAGATCCGGACGCCGATCCTGGTCGTCCAGGGCCGCAACGACCCTCGCGTTCCGCTCTCCGAATCCGAGCAAGTCGTCGCGGCGGTCAAGAAGAACGAGGTCCCCGTCTGGTACGTCGTCGGCCGGAACGAAGGCCACGGCTTCGCCAAGAAGGTCAACCAGGACTACCTCCAGGCCGTCGAGGTCCTGTTCCTCCGCAAGTTCCTCCTCGGCGAAGGAGGCTGA
- a CDS encoding NlpC/P60 family protein, with product MTMPSPSHPRFSTGAFPLAATLLATAGVFCGVSIPGVDWQARAQAQPAASSGSYGVEFRHPIPDLIDDLLSTERGDPRLEASIPHSEWYSKGVERRFHGWGPEPRTYPPLPGLDRRSVDWKRERVIAEAIRFLGYAYQHHHLPDWNPPASWPWTHTCAGGNGKGFDCSNFTSFVYNQGFGIHLNSDVGRQATLEHALEGNHGREIRVHRVELPESYDERIKTLRTGDLVYIRHERDPHVSHVVIWVGPIGRSPSGVPLVIDSHGGGVNDDDGRPIPCGVQLRPYRKSSWYNRRASHAHRLFEERP from the coding sequence ATGACCATGCCCTCCCCCTCCCACCCCCGGTTCTCGACCGGAGCGTTCCCGCTCGCGGCGACGCTGCTGGCGACGGCTGGGGTTTTCTGCGGCGTGTCGATACCCGGCGTCGACTGGCAGGCCAGAGCGCAAGCTCAGCCGGCCGCCTCGAGTGGAAGTTACGGCGTCGAGTTCCGCCATCCGATCCCGGACCTGATCGACGACCTGCTGTCGACCGAGCGCGGCGACCCGCGGCTGGAGGCGTCGATCCCGCATTCCGAGTGGTATTCGAAGGGCGTGGAGAGGCGGTTTCACGGCTGGGGTCCGGAGCCGAGGACGTATCCTCCCCTTCCCGGCCTCGACCGCCGGTCGGTCGACTGGAAGCGCGAGCGCGTGATCGCCGAGGCGATCCGGTTCCTCGGCTACGCTTATCAGCACCATCACCTGCCCGACTGGAACCCACCCGCGAGCTGGCCCTGGACTCACACCTGCGCCGGCGGCAATGGCAAGGGCTTCGATTGCAGCAACTTCACGAGCTTCGTCTACAACCAGGGCTTCGGCATCCACCTGAACAGCGACGTCGGTCGCCAGGCGACGCTCGAACACGCGCTGGAAGGGAATCACGGCAGGGAGATCCGCGTCCATCGCGTCGAACTTCCCGAGAGCTACGACGAGCGGATCAAGACCTTGCGGACCGGGGATCTCGTATACATCCGCCACGAGCGCGACCCGCACGTCAGCCACGTCGTGATCTGGGTCGGACCGATCGGCCGATCGCCGTCGGGCGTTCCGCTGGTGATCGACAGCCACGGCGGCGGCGTGAACGACGACGACGGCCGGCCGATCCCCTGCGGCGTCCAGCTTCGGCCGTATCGCAAATCGTCCTGGTACAACCGTCGCGCCAGCCATGCGCACCGTCTCTTCGAGGAAAGGCCGTGA